From one Malus sylvestris chromosome 1, drMalSylv7.2, whole genome shotgun sequence genomic stretch:
- the LOC126621074 gene encoding uncharacterized protein LOC126621074: MAEYERHQLQQQSGGGGGIPKERAVQAINTIIQLHFEKTLEKKRSIDLQKKELHKLFILFFIFLALVFSAQSSASSRLQCRHCWVPIILLSLAHLIFYVSVAQTLRCINGFKYQRRCHKLTLGLATEKLREMKVRLSDEFDAPISDEEFEIHYQEPPEAYFAKFKRNWACHFAFLILIYCFMVSSSVVLLCF; this comes from the coding sequence ATGGCGGAGTACGAGAGGCATCAGCTGCAGCAACAGTCAGGCGGTGGCGGCGGAATCCCCAAAGAGAGAGCTGTGCAAGCCATAAACACAATCATACAGCTCCACTTCGAGAAAACCCTCGAGAAGAAGAGGTCCATCGACCTCCAGAAGAAGGAGCTCCACAAGCTCTTCAtcctcttcttcatcttcctcgcCCTCGTCTTCTCCGCCCAGTCCTCTGCCTCCTCACGCCTCCAGTGCCGCCACTGCTGGGTCCCAATCATCCTTCTCTCCCTGGCCCACCTCATCTTCTACGTCTCGGTGGCGCAGACGCTCCGGTGCATCAACGGGTTCAAGTACCAGCGGCGCTGCCACAAGCTGACGCTGGGACTCGCCACCGAGAAGCTGAGGGAGATGAAGGTGAGGCTGAGCGATGAATTCGATGCCCCGATTTCCGACGAGGAATTTGAGATTCACTACCAGGAGCCTCCGGAGGCCTACTTTGCGAAGTTCAAGAGGAACTGGGCTTGCCATTTTGCCTTCTTGATCCTCATCTACTGCTTCATGGTCTCTTCCTCTGTTGTTCTCCTCTGTTTTTAG